The genomic interval TACCTCATTTTGACGGAATCTATTCCTTAAACTGAAACAATATACCTAGAACATTGTCGCTGATTCTCCAACTCCATGCAGTATAATACTGCTCCGTTTGTTTGAaatcttttcaaatattttcatgtTTCAAACTCAAATTTAAAATGAATGCATCCGCTGCTTATATTATACCATAACTGAATGAAACGTACATCTAGAGTTTAAAACTATTTGTCATCCCATGCAGTTTCTTAATTGCCCTCGAACTCCGGCAGGTCAAATGTAGGTAGCTCAAGAGGCGCCAACGCTGGTAGACCTTTCTGATGATAATCATTCACTTCCATTACGTCACGGTCCGTTTCCACAGATGCTATGCGCACATTATGTTCCCTATCCAATCTCCTGTTAGCGGCCGTTTTGTCCCCAGCGTCATTTCTATACAAATTAAGAGTTTCCTTAAGCGTCTCGTTTTCCGTGACATATTCGTCGATATTTTGCGTCATTCGATGCACTAACACATGCAGGGAATGGTTCAAGGTGATCAGATCCTCCACAGCGGGCATCCTGTGTTCGTTAGAATTTTGCGCCATCGTTTCCAGCAAGCTATCGGTTTCATCCAAGTTCTGAT from Armigeres subalbatus isolate Guangzhou_Male unplaced genomic scaffold, GZ_Asu_2 Contig992, whole genome shotgun sequence carries:
- the LOC134204944 gene encoding nuclear receptor-binding factor 2-like; amino-acid sequence: LQAHVYGRRAEHHSKHRRFDEAIENHRKAASYIEEALKIAPQSAVVIESLQLQRKYHQKQVEFVRHRKQQYERYMKALEYQRKRNPEFLAKQLEKMDKYSELQVAIYQNLDETDSLLETMAQNSNEHRMPAVEDLITLNHSLHVLVHRMTQNIDEYVTENETLKETLNLYRNDAGDKTAANRRLDREHNVRIASVETDRDVMEVNDYHQKGLPALAPLELPTFDLPEFEGN